The Centroberyx gerrardi isolate f3 chromosome 12, fCenGer3.hap1.cur.20231027, whole genome shotgun sequence genome has a window encoding:
- the snx10b gene encoding sorting nexin-10B: protein MQQVISVWVRDPKIQKNDFWHAYIDYEICLHTNSVCFTKKISCVRRRYSEFVWLRQKLQANSLLMVQLPELPPKNPFFSLNNAQQITDRMKGLQKFLEQIVQSPLLLSDSCLHLFLQSQLSVSKMQACAAGRTHYSVAQAVQRCGCSLRRFNSEEDLQKDLSTSCDSDSDSSVFTDPEPRSKDIALNKAETAASLDVMGASQEEVLSCSFGSL, encoded by the exons ATGCAGCAGGTCATCAGCGTCTGGGTGCGGGACCCGAAGATACAAAAGAACGACTTCTGGCACGCCTATATAGACTATGAAATTTGTTTACAT ACTAACAGCGTGTGCTTCACCAAGAAGATCTCATGTGTGAGGAGAAGATACAGTGAGTTTGTGTGGCTCAGGCAGAAGCTACAAGCAAACTCCCTGCTCAT GGTGCAGTTACCAGAGCTGCCCCCCAAAAACCCCTTCTTCAGCCTGAACAACGCCCAACAAATCACTGACAGGATGAAGGGGCTCCAGAAATTCTTGGAACA GATCGTCCAGAGCCCGCTGCTGTTGTCGGACAGCTGTCTGCACCTCTTCCTGCAGTCACAGCTCAGTGTGTCCAAGATGCAGGCCTGTGCTGCAGGAAGGACCCACTACTCTGTGGCCCAGGCCGTCCAGCGCTGTGGCTGCAGCCTGAGACGCTTCAACTCTGAGGAGGACCTGCAGAAGGACCTCAGCACCTCCTGTGACTCTGACTCAGACAG CTCAGTGTTTACAGATCCAGAGCCCAGGAGTAAAGACATAGCACTAAACAAAGCAGAGACCGCCGCTTCACTTGATGTAATGGGAGCGAGCCAGGAGGAGGTGCTCAGCTGTTCGTTTGGATCTTTATGA
- the cbx3b gene encoding chromobox protein homolog 3b has product MRKKQTVKQRKTEETTVVQEFVVEKIIRRRISNGRVEYFLKWKGFTDADNTWEPEDNLDCPELIEEFLKHLHLSAENEEEDLEQQEPEFIPKEESAEQETEISQQQAYTEQRDRDALEPDDEQSETPNSLGTYLEPECIIGSTDRQGELMFLVKWKNSDDVALLSAREASARCPQVVVDFYEQKLTWHCGDEEQ; this is encoded by the exons AtgagaaagaaacagactgTCAAACAGAGGAAGACTGAGGAGACTACAGTTGTCCAGGAGTTTGTGGTGGAAAAAATAATTCGCCGCAGGATCTCTAATGGAAGAGTGGAGTACTTCCTCAAGTGGAAAGGCTTCACTGA TGCTGACAACACTTGGGAACCAGAGGACAACTTGGACTGTCCTGAACTCATTGAAGAGTTTCTGAAACACCTGCACCTGTCTGCggagaatgaggaagaggatcTTGAACAACAAGAGCCAGAGTTTATCCCCAAGGAAGAATCGGCTGAACAGGAGACGGaaatt TCGCAGCAGCAGGCCTACAccgagcagagagacagggacgcCCTTGAGCCAGATGATGAGCAGTCAGAAACCCCCAATAGCCTCGGCACTTACCTCGAGCCTGAGTGCATCATCGgctccacagacagacagggagagctCATGTTCCTAGTCAAATG GAAGAACTCGGACGATGTGGCCCTGCTGTCGGCCCGGGAGGCGAGCGCCAGGTGTCCCCAGGTGGTCGTCGACTTCTACGAGCAGAAGCTGACCTGGCACTGTGGAGATGAGGagcagtga